A portion of the candidate division WOR-3 bacterium genome contains these proteins:
- a CDS encoding biopolymer transporter ExbD: MRRMENVDILPMAAVALMVVLMMMVLAPMTMTHTNTPVEVPRAHTAEAKTEENFTITYTLDKKLYINDQPIAPEDFDSIVQQAVAKDPYQLIVIRADRQVLHKEVLEILARVKQAGAKRIACATKKPKE, from the coding sequence ATGAGACGGATGGAAAATGTAGATATCTTGCCAATGGCAGCAGTCGCCTTGATGGTGGTCTTGATGATGATGGTTCTTGCACCCATGACCATGACCCATACCAACACGCCGGTGGAAGTGCCGCGGGCACATACCGCCGAAGCCAAGACCGAAGAGAATTTCACTATCACCTATACTCTTGATAAAAAATTATACATCAATGACCAACCCATCGCACCCGAAGATTTTGATAGCATCGTTCAGCAGGCAGTCGCGAAAGATCCCTACCAGTTAATTGTAATACGGGCAGACCGGCAAGTCCTACATAAAGAAGTCTTAGAAATCCTCGCCCGGGTGAAACAAGCCGGTGCTAAACGGATCGCCTGTGCAACGAAGAAACCAAAGGAATGA